Genomic DNA from Mycolicibacterium helvum:
GCGAGCAGTTCGGCCGCCCGATCGGCCAGTTCCAGGCCATCAAGCACAAGTGCGCCGAGATGATCGCCACCACGGAGCGGGCCACCGCGGCTGTCTGGGATGCCGCGCGCGCACTGGACGAAGCCGCCGAAAAGGCTTGGAACAACGAACAAACCGCCTATGAGTTCGCGGCGGCGGTGGCCGCCAGCCTGGCACCGGCCGCCGCCCAGCACTGCACGCAGGACTGCATCCAGGTGCACGGCGGTATCGGCTTCACCTGGGAGCACGACGCAGGCGTGTACTACCGCCGCGCGCTGGGTCTGGTCGCGGCGTTCGGGCGCGCCAACGAGTATCAGCAGAAGGTGTTCGACACCGCGACCAGCACGGGCATGCGAGCCATCAGCATCGACCTCGACCCCGAGACTGAGCAATTGCGCAGCGAGATCCGCGCCGAAGTGGCTGCGCTCAAGGCAATTCCACGAGAGGAGCGCAAGGCGGCGATCGCCGAGGCCGGCTGGGTACAGCCGCACCTGCCCAAGCCATGGGGCCGGGCGGCCAACCCGATCGAACAGATTTTGATCGCCCAGGAGTTCACCGCAGGACAGGTCAAGCGTCCGCAGATGGGTATCGCGGCCTGGCTGATCCCGTCGATCGTGGCGTTCGGCACCGACGAGCAGAAGCAACGCTTCCTGCCGCCGACCTTCCGGGGCGAAATGATCTGGTGCCAGCTGTTTTCCGAGCCGGGCGCCGGGTCCGACCTGGCCAGCCTGACCACCAAGGCCGTCAAGGTTGACGGCGGCTGGCGGATCACCGGCCAGAAGATCTGGACCACCGGCGCACAGTACGCACAGTGGGGTGCGCTACTCGCCCGGACCAATCCCAGCGCGCCGAAGCACAGTGGCATCAGCTACTTCCTGCTCGACATGAAAAGCGCAGGGGTCGAGGTCAAACCGCTACGTGAGCTCACCGGCCACGCGATGTTCAACACCGTGTTCATCGACGATGTCTTCGTCCCCGACGAGCTGGTACTTGGCGAGGTGGACCGTGGCTGGGAGGTCAGCCGTAATACCCTGACCGCGGAGCGGGTTTCGATCGGAAGCAGTGAGCCCGGATTCCTGGCCAACCTCGACGGGTTCGTCGATTTCGTCTCTGGTGGTCACTTCGATCAGATCGGTCATCACCGGGCC
This window encodes:
- a CDS encoding acyl-CoA dehydrogenase, whose amino-acid sequence is MPIAITPEHNDLADSVKSLVTRVVPAEVLHEALETPVPNPPPYWKATAEQGLHGLHLAEAVDGQGFGLLELAIVIAEFGYGAVPGPFVPSAIASALISAHDPDAKLLNQLASGELIATCALESGLTATRQDDTLVIRGEARSVPAGAQASVLVLPVAIDSGVEWVILDADHLEIEPVNSVDLLRPVAHVRANAVEVTGEQVLSALSQPAGRAIVTTLLSAEAVGIARWATDTAAAYAKIREQFGRPIGQFQAIKHKCAEMIATTERATAAVWDAARALDEAAEKAWNNEQTAYEFAAAVAASLAPAAAQHCTQDCIQVHGGIGFTWEHDAGVYYRRALGLVAAFGRANEYQQKVFDTATSTGMRAISIDLDPETEQLRSEIRAEVAALKAIPREERKAAIAEAGWVQPHLPKPWGRAANPIEQILIAQEFTAGQVKRPQMGIAAWLIPSIVAFGTDEQKQRFLPPTFRGEMIWCQLFSEPGAGSDLASLTTKAVKVDGGWRITGQKIWTTGAQYAQWGALLARTNPSAPKHSGISYFLLDMKSAGVEVKPLRELTGHAMFNTVFIDDVFVPDELVLGEVDRGWEVSRNTLTAERVSIGSSEPGFLANLDGFVDFVSGGHFDQIGHHRAGELIAEGHAAKLLNLRSTLLTLAGGDAMPSAAISKLLSMRTGQGYAEFAVSSFGIDGAIGDPGALQGKWAQWLLGSRSTTIYGGTSEVQLNIIAERLLGLPRDP